Proteins co-encoded in one Paraburkholderia terrae genomic window:
- the pgsA gene encoding CDP-diacylglycerol--glycerol-3-phosphate 3-phosphatidyltransferase, protein MPFNFPIFLTWLRIVLIPLVVGVFYLPDMMLSPAHRNLAAATIFILAALTDWFDGFLARKWNQTSAFGAFLDPVADKLMVTAALLVLVQLSRLDSAIALVIVGREIAISALREWMAQIGASKSVAVNSLGKFKTACQMTAIPMLLFYGPLSLGVFSIDTRVWGLWLIYLAAFLTIWSMLYYMKLAWPQIRERGGMA, encoded by the coding sequence ATGCCGTTTAATTTCCCGATCTTCCTGACGTGGCTGCGGATTGTGTTGATTCCGCTCGTCGTGGGCGTGTTCTATTTGCCGGACATGATGCTGAGTCCGGCGCACCGCAATCTGGCCGCCGCGACGATTTTCATCCTCGCCGCGCTGACCGACTGGTTCGACGGTTTTCTCGCGCGTAAGTGGAACCAGACGTCCGCGTTCGGCGCATTCCTCGATCCCGTCGCCGACAAGCTGATGGTGACAGCCGCCTTGCTCGTGCTCGTACAGTTGTCGCGTCTCGATTCGGCGATCGCGCTTGTGATCGTCGGTCGCGAAATTGCGATTTCGGCACTGCGCGAATGGATGGCGCAGATCGGCGCGTCGAAGAGCGTCGCGGTGAACTCGCTCGGCAAGTTCAAGACGGCCTGCCAGATGACCGCGATCCCGATGCTGCTGTTCTATGGTCCGTTATCGCTCGGCGTGTTCTCGATCGACACGCGCGTGTGGGGTTTGTGGCTCATCTATCTCGCCGCGTTCCTCACGATCTGGTCGATGCTGTACTACATGAAGCTTGCGTGGCCGCAGATCCGCGAGCGCGGTGGTATGGCGTGA